The stretch of DNA TCATTATTACTGATTGTAAAGGCACTTTTAAAGTGCCTTTTTTGTATCTATACACTTAAATAAGATGACGATAAGGCTTTAACCATGAAGTATTTACAGCCCGTTTCTGGGTAAGCCTGTTGTATCCACTTAACGTCATAACCTCTGGTTTCATAAAAAGGTTTGGCCTGAAAGTTTAGCGTATCGAGCATGGCACATTTGCAGCCTCTCGATAGCGCAATACTCTCTGCTTCAGCAAGCAGTTTATGGCCGATTTGTTGCCCTCGTAAGCTCTCCGATACCCATAAGTTGTCAATCATTAACCAGTTGCCAAAGGTTCTTCCTGAAAACCCCGCTAGAAGTTCACCTGTTTCACTCTGCAGCTTTAATCCTAGCGGCAACCTTTCTGATACTTCCCAGTGTTGCCAATTAAACTCTGCAATTTTGTCTTTTACCACTTGGGCAAATGTGTTGCTGTCGTCCGAGGTAAATAGACCCATTCGCTTGCTGCTCCACCTTTTTTTATTGACGGTATAATATATGAACTTAGTGTTAAAAATAGAGACCGTGGTAAATAATACGCATACTCGTTGCTGATTAAGCTAAGCAGTTGTAAAAAACGACATGACTAATGGCTAAAATTCACGCACTTCATCAGGATACTATTGTCTGATATTGGTTATGGTTAAGGGGATCGGGTACACTAGCGCCTTTGTCGGCCAAAAGACCTAAAATCATGGAAACGTTCTATAGTTTGTACCCTGTGTTTAAGCATACTCACATGACATTTGTTGCGTTAAGCGTGTTGTTTTTTATTGTACGTTTTTCTCTTCATCTACGTCAGTCTCCGATAATGGACAAAAAATTCATTAAGATAGCGCCTCATGTTATCGATACCTTCCTGCTTTTGTCTGGATTGATTTTGTGCTTCTCGATTAAGCAGTATCCATTTGTTGATACTTGGATGACCGAGAAACTCGGTGCTGTCGTTGCTTACATAGCACTTGCGACCATCGCGCTTAAAGCCGATCGTAATAAATTATTTAAAGTCTTTGCTGCATTAGGTGCTTTAGGTTGGGTGTTTTATGCCGCTAAACTCGCGGTGTTTAAGCAAGCAATGTTGTTAGGTTGAAGACTGACTTGAAACTTAACGATTCAATTAAATTACCCGAAACGGCTTTTGAAGTTGCTGAGCATCTTGGCTTTTCAAAAGCTAAGAATGCTAACTGGGCTTGGCTTGAACTTGCGGGTTCAGTGCTGAGCTTTTATGTTGTCGATCGTCATGAACGTTTAGCTGGGCTACTCAATTGGTTTTATAATGACTTGGGTTTCTGTCCTCGCGAAGATTATTACAGTGCTGAGGCGGCAGATCTCGGTAAATGCATGACGTCAAAGCAAGGTAATAGCACCACACTGGCAACAGTGTTAATGCTACTCGCAAAGCAGTTAGATCTGAAACTTGAA from Shewanella sp. Choline-02u-19 encodes:
- a CDS encoding GNAT family N-acetyltransferase, which encodes MGLFTSDDSNTFAQVVKDKIAEFNWQHWEVSERLPLGLKLQSETGELLAGFSGRTFGNWLMIDNLWVSESLRGQQIGHKLLAEAESIALSRGCKCAMLDTLNFQAKPFYETRGYDVKWIQQAYPETGCKYFMVKALSSSYLSV
- a CDS encoding SirB2 family protein, translated to METFYSLYPVFKHTHMTFVALSVLFFIVRFSLHLRQSPIMDKKFIKIAPHVIDTFLLLSGLILCFSIKQYPFVDTWMTEKLGAVVAYIALATIALKADRNKLFKVFAALGALGWVFYAAKLAVFKQAMLLG